The following coding sequences lie in one Zingiber officinale cultivar Zhangliang chromosome 2B, Zo_v1.1, whole genome shotgun sequence genomic window:
- the LOC122048329 gene encoding uncharacterized protein LOC122048329 — MQQILLQQQNQQRTDSAIQNIERQIGQLASSLNQMQAQGSSQLPSQTTPNPKDFSGEGVAEKFPENQQINFSRGGIPEVQNVPTSSSTQINMDPLDLEHSQRGGSLIPGNSSSFCPAEQIPAELQNSSKVGNSGVQNSIQEDSEPSLPLPFPQRKVQPRRDKEEEKAKEFQELVNLFSKVEVNVPLLTMIKQIPKYAKFLKDLCVHKKKLKGNELISLGKNVSALIQPVPQKCEDPGVFTVPCEIGSNFFKDAMLDLGASINVMPRSVFQTLGIGPLQPTGVVIQLADRSQTHPAGVIEDVLVKVRELIFPADFYILDMEGDCLASRSPLILGRPFLKTARTKIDVHAGTLSMEIGDTVVQFSIFDAMRYPREDHSILSIDISEELDMDFFLGIDSDFSMVDQSGVLSSVLGDISAVGVNDEFSGLFSIESDDLCVGDCLGEALPLGSPRGEELCVGDCSAALPLGSPSVDQIQDDLKPLPQHLKYAYLEENQQLSVIIAQNLEPEQERRLLEVLRQHRRYIGWTLADILGISPSICMHRIYLEEDVKPVRQPQRRLNPLMLDVVKKEKSGVTVVANEENELVPIRVKNSWRVCIDYRKLNQASRKDHYPLPFIDQMLERLAGHIVSRRGIEVDPAKISAISSLSYPACVRDVRAFLGHAGFYRRFIRDFSKIALPLSQLLQKDVEFQFDQRCKEAFQRLKEALISAPVIRSPDWTLPFELMCDASNFAIGAVLAQRVEGAPHVICYASKTLDSAQANYTTTEKELLSIFFALDKFRSYLLCSHVVVFSDHAALKFLLKKPDAKPRLIRWMLLLQEFDLEIRDRSGKENLVADHLSRIEGELDHTAIDDDFRDE, encoded by the exons ATGCAACAAATCCTTCTTCAGCAACAAAATCAACAAAGGACAGATTCGGCAATTCAGAATATAGAGAGGCAGATTGGGCAGTTAGCTTCCAGCCTTAATCAAATGCAAGCCCAAGGATCTAGCCAATTACCTTCACAAACAACTCCGAATCCTAAAG ATTTTTCAGGAGAAGGAGTTGCTGAAAAGTTTCCAGAAAATCAGCAAATAAATTTCAGCAGAGGAGGGATTCCAGAAGTTCAGAATGTGCCAACTTCGAGTTCAACTCAAATTAACATGGATCCTTTGGATTTGGAGCATTCGCAAAGAGGTGGGAGTTTAATTCCAGGAAATTCCAGCAGCTTTTGTCCAGCTGAACAAATTCCAGCAGAATTGCAAAATTCCAGCAAAGTTGGAAATTCAGGGGTTCAGAATTCTATCCAAGAAGATTCAGAGCCGAGCCTTCCTTTACCCTTTCCTCAACGCAAGGTTCAACCAAGAAGGGATAAAGAGGAGGAGAAAGCTAAGGAGTTCCAAGAGCTTGTGAATTTATTTAGCAAGGTGGAGGTAAATGTTCCTTTACTCACAATGATTAAGCAAATTCCAAAGTATGCAAAATTTTTGAAAGATCTTTGTGTGCATAAGAAAAAGTTGAAGGGGAATGAATTGATCAGCTTAGGAAAGAATGTATCTGCTCTTATTCAACCAGTTCCCCAGAAATGTGAAGATCCAGGAGTGTTTACAGTACCTTGCGAGATTGGGAGTAATTTTTTCAAGGATGCTATGTTAGATTTGGGGGCTTCGATTAATGTGATGCCAAGATCAGTTTTTCAGACTTTAGGCATTGGACCATTACAGCCTACAGGAGTTGTTATTCAGTTAGCAGACCGCAGTCAGACTCACCCAGCTGGAGTTATTGAAGATGTATTGGTGAAGGTGAGAGAACTTATCTTTCCTGCAGATTTTTATATCCTTGATATGGAGGGAGATTGCTTGGCTAGTAGATCTCCACTTATTTTAGGGCGACCATTTTTAAAGACTGCAAGGACCAAGATTGATGTTCATGCGGGCACACTTTCCATGGAAATAGGAGATACTGTGGTCCAGTTCAGTATTTTTGACGCTATGAGGTATCCTAGAGAGGATCATTCTATTCTCAGCATAGATATTTCAGAGGAGCTGGATATGGATTTCTTTTTAGGTATTGATTCAGATTTTTCAATGGTTGATCAGAGTGGTGTATTATCTTCGGTATTGGGAGACATTTCAGCCGTGGGAGTGAATGATGAGTTTAGTGGGTTATTCTCGATTGAGTCAGATGATttatgcgtaggggattgcttaggagaagctctACCCCTAGGATCGCCCAGAGGAGAAGAATTATGTGTAGGGGATTGCTCAGCAGCATTACCTCTAGGATCACCTAGTGTTGATCAGATACAGGATGATTTGAAGCCATTGCCTCAACATTTGAAGTATGCCTACTTGGAAGAGAATCAGCAGTTATCTGTCATCATAGCTCAGAATTTAGAACCAGAACAAGAAAGAAGATTATTGGAGGTTCTGAGACAGCACAGGAGATATATTGGGTGGACATTGGCAGATATACTTGGTATCAGTCCTTCTATTTGCATGCATAGAATTTATTTGGAGGAGGATGTGAAACCAGTGAGACAACCCCAGAGGAGACTTAACCCATTGATGCTTGATGTAGTGAAGAAAGAG AAGTCAGGAGTGACAGTAGTGGCCAATGAAGAGAATGAGTTGGTGCCTATCAGGGTGAAGAATTCGTGGAGAGTTTGTATAGACTACAGGAAGCTGAACCAAGCAAGCAGGAAGGACCACTACCCTTtgccttttattgatcagatgttggagagATTGGCAG GACATATAGTCTCTAGGAGAGGAATTGAGGTGGATCCTGCTAAAATTAGTGCTAtctcttctttatcttaccccgcATGCGTGCGGGATGTTCGAGCTTTTCTGGGTCATGCAGGATTTTACAGGAGATTTATTAGAGACTTCAGTAAGATTGCTCTTCCACTGTCTCAGCTTCTTCAGAAAGATGTGGAGTTTCAGTTTGATCAAAGGTGCAAGGAAGCTTTTCAGAGATTGAAGGAGGCTTTGATTTCTGCACCTGTCATCAGGTCACCGGATTGGACATTACCATTTGAGCTTATGTGCGATGCTTCGAACTTTGCCATTGGGGCAGTTTTGGCACAGAGAGTAGAAGGAGCACCACATGTGATCTGCTATGCATCGAAGACCTTAGATTCGGCTCAagcaaattacactacgacagaAAAGGAgcttctttctattttttttgctttagataaatttcgTTCATATTTGCTTTGTTCTCACGTGGTTGtattttctgatcatgcagcttTGAAGTTCCTCCTTAAGAAGCCAGATGCTAAGCCTAGATTGATTAGATGGATGCTTTTACTCCAGGAGTTTGATTTGGAGATTCGTGATAGGAGTgggaaggagaacttggttgcAGATCATTTGAGCAGAATTGAAGGGGAACTGGATCACACagctattgatgatgattttagagATGAGTAG
- the LOC122048330 gene encoding uncharacterized protein LOC122048330, translating into MTRTSKDKLFELDPEIERTFRALRIQEKASEGSENILSHSDIPMADHNRTMKELAAPDEAFKYSCITYPNLAGDFELRSGLIHLLPKFQGLSGEDPNRHLNEFHVVCSTMKPQGISKEDIKLRAFPFSLTGVAKDWLFYLPPRYITSWIDMKKAFLEKYFPASRTATIRKSICGIQQVVGETLYEYWERFKKLCASCPQHQISEQLLVQYFYEGLLPMDRSMIDAAAGGALVNKTPEQARELISNMAENSQQFGSRALTTRGVGEVQMFSSEQKEIRNSLLELTSLVKQLALNNVNQTSTLPSTQFPYQSRGVCGICSSQDHDSELCPNLHQDESLAAFSRAQFSQKYDPYSSTYNPGCRDHPNLRYSNSFHQQPPLNQNFQQQFQPFQRQFQSYQQIPNQNQQPHFQNQQNQQSFQ; encoded by the coding sequence ATGACCAGGACTTCGAAGGACAAATTATTTGAGTTAGATCCAGAGATTGAGAGGACTTTCAGGGCTTTGAGAATTCAAGAGAAAGCTTCAGAAGGCTCTGAAAATATCTTATCACATTCAGATATTCCCATGGCTGATCATAATAGAACCATGAAGGAACTTGCAGCTCCTGATGAGGCTTTCAAGTATTCGTGCATCACTTATCCAAATTTAGCAGGAGATTTTGAGTTGAGATCAGGGCTGATTCATTTACTTCCTAAATTTCAAGGGTTATCTGGAGAAGATCCAAATAGACATTTGAATGAATTCCATGTGGTATGTTCAACCATGAAGCCACAGGGAATTTCAAAAGAAGATATCAAGCTAAgggcttttccattttcattgACTGGAGTAGCAAAGGATTGGCTATTTTATTTGCCACCAAGATATATTACCtcttggattgatatgaagaagGCTTTCTTGGAAAAGTACTTTCCAGCATCAAGGACCGCTACTATCAGGAAGAGTATCTGTGGAATTCAACAAGTGGTGGGAGAGACACTGTATGAATATTGGGAGAGATTCAAGAAGTTATGTGCAAGTTGTCCTCAGCATCAAATTAGTGAGCAGTTACTAGTTCagtacttctatgagggattatTGCCTATGGACCGAAGTATGATAGATGCGGCAGCTGGAGGGGCTTTGGTGAATAAAACTCCAGAACAAGCTAGAGAGCTCATTTCTAATATGGCAGAGAATTCTCAACAATTTGGAAGTAGGGCTTTGACTACAAGAGGAGTTGGAGAGGTGCAAATGTTTTCTAGTGAACAAAAGGAGATAAGGAATTCATTATTGGAGTTGACATCTTTGGTGAAGCAATTGGCGTTGAATAATGTTAATCAAACTTCCACTTTGCCGAGCACACAATTTCCATATCAATCAAGGGGAGTTTGTGGTATTTGTTCTAGCCAAGATCATGATTCGGAGTTATGTCCTAATCTTCATCAAGACGAGTCTTTGGCAGCGTTTTCTAGGGCTCAATTTTCTCAAAAGTATGATCCTTATTCTTCTACTTATAATCCTGGTTGTAGAGATCATCCAAATTTGAGGTATAGCAATTCATTTCATCAACAACCACCCTTGAATCAAAATTTCCAGCAGCAATTCCAACCTTTTCAGAGACAATTTCAGTCATATCAGCAAATACCTAATCAAAATCAGCAACCTCATTTTCAAAATCAGCAAAATCAGCAAAGTTTCCAGTAG
- the LOC122045804 gene encoding calcium load-activated calcium channel-like, translated as MSFFPAFRYGDSLAVVGISIATAFICELISWVLIYRTSNYKALRSSIDKASKKLDSMKSSSSSSSSKKPASSSAPSASSSSSRAKKMDRVETSLKDATRDLSLSKFKSGAVVAAVLFIAFGLLNSLFEGRVVAKLPFRPVPLVLKMSHRGLSGTDPTDCSMVFMYFLCSISIRTNLQKLLGFAPPRGAAGAGLFPMPDPKTN; from the coding sequence ATGTCGTTCTTTCCGGCCTTCAGATACGGCGACAGCCTCGCGGTGGTGGGCATCTCCATCGCCACAGCCTTCATCTGCGAGCTAATCTCCTGGGTCCTTATCTATCGCACCTCCAACTACAAGGCTCTCCGCTCCTCGATCGACAAGGCCTCGAAGAAGCTCGACTCCATGAagtcctcctcttcctcttcttcctctaagAAGCCGGCGTCCTCCTCCGCGCCCTCTGCGTCCTCGTCCTCGTCCCGAGCTAAGAAGATGGACCGTGTGGAGACCAGCCTCAAGGACGCTACCCGCGACCTCTCGCTGTCCAAGTTCAAGTCTGGCGCGGTGGTCGCTGCCGTCCTTTTCATCGCGTTCGGTCTTCTCAACTCCCTCTTCGAGGGTCGCGTGGTAGCCAAACTCCCGTTCAGGCCCGTCCCTCTGGTCCTCAAGATGAGTCATCGTGGTCTGTCCGGAACCGATCCTACTGATTGCTCCATGGTCTTCATGTACTTCCTCTGCTCCATCAGCATCCGGACCAATCTGCAGAAGCTCCTCGGGTTCGCACCCCCGAGAGGGGCGGCTGGAGCGGGGCTGTTCCCTATGCCAGATCCCAAGACTAACTGA